Proteins co-encoded in one Halorussus vallis genomic window:
- a CDS encoding DUF6789 family protein, with amino-acid sequence MNATAVEAGGLLAVVLGAWVVSRLARGVRRADGGSYRDRDISVDVDSLWSWVVRWTTTTNHREIGLLYIAFGTLAALWGGVDAMMMRLELLTPPADVWSENTYNALFTVHGLTMLFFFVTPVFFGIGNYFVPLLIDAEDMAFPRVNAIGFWLLPPALLLARGGLPAQVTGQLLGLLAPEVFPGLLEFFRSLEEPGLGWTLYTPLSIVKDNPQIDFLLLGLHLSGIGTVLGAINFIVTIVYERGEGIDWGDLDIFSWSMITTSGLVLFAFPLLGSALVMLILDRNFGTTFFLSPGGGPILWQHLLWYFGHPEVYIIFLPATGLMSTILPKFSRRALFGFKYIVYSTLGIGVLSFGVWAHHMFVTGIDPRIRASFMFVSIAIAVPSAIKTFNWLTTIWDGTVTLTAPMVLCVTSIGMFVVGGVTGIFLAAIPIDILYHGTYYVVGHFHMIIMGIIPFMMVAAGYYWYPILTGRMYDRPLALFQSVLLAFGSVVTFGSLIALGFMELPRRHAVYPPEFAALQQLATVGAFLIGISVLLWLYNMIWSYWNGRPVQTADVWNLKRTEQFTAEWEWFEEELERKYGVEPTEPETTRSAMATEPGEGSPNVLQEVPSIASAVTDNAAAAALGGLLGTLLMSGVLFAATILGVFDLASFAELAELAGLPSSVALGYGLFLVGGMSVWALLFVTLAAFLPGRPLVVRGLSYATIVSLGFMIAFYTGQSGLGLVGYVVFVFVAHWLYGFGLAATIQSLANYRSQR; translated from the coding sequence ATGAACGCGACGGCGGTCGAGGCCGGCGGTCTGCTCGCGGTGGTACTCGGCGCCTGGGTCGTCTCTCGGCTGGCCCGAGGCGTCCGGCGCGCCGACGGCGGGAGTTACCGCGACCGGGACATCTCCGTCGACGTCGACTCGCTGTGGTCGTGGGTGGTCCGCTGGACCACGACCACCAACCACCGCGAGATCGGCCTGCTGTACATCGCCTTCGGGACGCTCGCGGCGCTGTGGGGCGGCGTCGACGCCATGATGATGCGCCTAGAGCTGCTCACGCCGCCCGCCGACGTCTGGAGCGAGAACACCTACAACGCCCTCTTTACGGTCCACGGGCTGACGATGCTGTTCTTCTTCGTCACGCCCGTCTTCTTCGGCATCGGCAACTACTTCGTCCCACTGCTCATCGACGCCGAGGACATGGCGTTTCCGCGGGTCAACGCCATCGGCTTCTGGCTGCTGCCGCCCGCGCTCCTGCTGGCTCGCGGCGGCCTCCCCGCCCAGGTGACCGGCCAACTCCTCGGCCTGCTCGCACCCGAGGTGTTCCCCGGCCTCCTGGAGTTCTTCCGGAGCCTCGAAGAACCCGGCCTCGGCTGGACGTTGTACACGCCGCTGTCGATCGTCAAGGACAACCCGCAGATCGACTTCCTGTTGCTCGGCCTCCACCTCTCGGGCATCGGCACCGTCCTCGGCGCCATCAACTTCATCGTCACCATCGTCTACGAGCGCGGCGAGGGCATCGACTGGGGCGACCTCGACATCTTCTCCTGGAGCATGATAACCACCTCGGGGCTGGTGCTGTTCGCGTTTCCGCTGCTCGGGAGCGCGCTCGTGATGCTCATTCTGGACCGCAACTTCGGCACGACGTTTTTCCTGAGCCCCGGCGGCGGTCCCATCCTCTGGCAGCACCTGCTGTGGTACTTCGGCCACCCGGAGGTGTACATCATCTTCCTCCCGGCGACGGGGCTGATGAGCACCATCCTGCCGAAGTTCTCCCGGCGCGCGCTGTTCGGCTTCAAGTACATCGTCTACTCGACGCTCGGCATCGGCGTCCTCTCCTTCGGCGTCTGGGCCCACCACATGTTCGTGACCGGCATCGACCCCCGGATTCGGGCCAGTTTCATGTTCGTCTCCATCGCCATCGCGGTGCCCAGCGCCATCAAGACGTTCAACTGGCTGACGACCATCTGGGACGGCACCGTCACGCTGACCGCGCCGATGGTGCTCTGTGTCACCTCCATCGGGATGTTCGTCGTCGGCGGGGTCACGGGCATCTTCCTCGCGGCGATTCCCATCGACATCCTCTACCACGGCACCTACTACGTGGTCGGCCACTTCCACATGATAATCATGGGCATCATCCCGTTCATGATGGTCGCGGCCGGCTACTACTGGTACCCCATCCTCACGGGCCGGATGTACGACCGGCCGCTGGCGCTGTTCCAGTCGGTCCTGCTGGCGTTCGGGTCCGTCGTCACGTTCGGGTCGCTCATCGCGCTCGGGTTCATGGAACTGCCGCGCCGCCACGCCGTCTACCCGCCGGAGTTCGCGGCGCTCCAGCAACTCGCCACCGTCGGCGCGTTCCTCATCGGCATCAGCGTCCTGCTCTGGCTCTACAACATGATCTGGTCGTACTGGAACGGTCGACCGGTTCAGACCGCCGACGTGTGGAACCTCAAGCGGACCGAGCAGTTCACCGCCGAGTGGGAGTGGTTCGAAGAGGAACTGGAGCGCAAGTACGGCGTCGAACCCACCGAACCCGAGACGACCCGGTCGGCGATGGCGACCGAACCCGGCGAGGGGAGCCCGAACGTCCTCCAGGAGGTCCCCTCGATAGCCTCGGCGGTGACCGACAACGCGGCCGCGGCCGCGCTCGGCGGACTGCTCGGGACGTTGCTCATGTCGGGCGTGCTGTTCGCGGCGACCATCCTCGGCGTCTTCGACCTCGCGTCGTTCGCGGAATTGGCTGAACTCGCCGGACTCCCGTCGTCGGTCGCGCTCGGCTACGGCCTGTTCCTCGTGGGCGGGATGTCGGTGTGGGCGCTACTGTTCGTCACGCTTGCGGCCTTCCTCCCGGGGCGCCCGCTCGTGGTTCGGGGCCTCTCGTACGCGACAATCGTCTCGCTCGGGTTCATGATCGCCTTCTACACCGGCCAGTCGGGACTCGGACTGGTGGGCTACGTCGTCTTCGTGTTCGTGGCCCACTGGCTCTACGGGTTCGGCCTGGCGGCAACCATCCAGTCGCTCGCGAACTACAGGAGCCAACGATGA
- a CDS encoding cytochrome c oxidase subunit 3 — protein MGGADVKADAAENRDHDEEHHRSRWPFVAAAGAGVLYAGAALALAGRAAAIFPTGIAVGIAAVGALGLLTGLFGWLEQAYLRDYWAGSASERERRGYRATMALFLVTDVATFGAGFAYYFWVRAHGWSPDDLPHLLGSLVLVNTALLVASSFTLHFAHEALAEGKRRTFVGLVGATFTLGVVFLGGQVLEYYEFVVEEGFTLTSGVFASAFYGLTGLHGLHVALGVVLIGIVLGRALRGQYGPERDTSVSTVSLYWHFVDAVWLFLVVVLYVGATVRL, from the coding sequence ATGGGGGGAGCCGACGTCAAAGCCGACGCCGCCGAGAACCGTGACCACGACGAGGAACACCACCGAAGCCGCTGGCCGTTCGTCGCGGCGGCGGGCGCGGGGGTGCTCTACGCCGGCGCCGCCCTCGCGCTGGCCGGCAGAGCCGCCGCCATCTTCCCGACCGGAATCGCCGTCGGCATCGCCGCCGTCGGCGCGCTCGGCCTCCTGACCGGCCTGTTCGGATGGCTCGAACAGGCGTATCTCCGGGACTACTGGGCGGGGAGCGCCTCCGAGCGCGAGCGACGGGGCTATAGAGCGACGATGGCGCTGTTCCTCGTGACCGACGTTGCGACGTTCGGCGCGGGGTTCGCCTACTACTTCTGGGTCCGCGCCCACGGGTGGTCGCCCGACGACCTCCCGCACCTGCTCGGGTCGCTGGTGCTCGTCAACACCGCACTGCTCGTCGCCAGTAGCTTCACGCTCCACTTCGCCCACGAGGCGCTGGCGGAGGGCAAGCGCCGGACCTTCGTCGGCCTCGTCGGCGCGACGTTCACGCTCGGCGTCGTCTTCCTCGGCGGGCAGGTCCTAGAGTACTACGAGTTCGTCGTCGAGGAGGGGTTCACACTGACCAGCGGCGTCTTCGCGTCGGCGTTCTACGGCCTGACCGGCCTCCACGGCCTCCACGTCGCGCTGGGCGTGGTGCTCATCGGCATCGTGCTCGGACGGGCGCTGAGGGGGCAGTACGGCCCAGAACGAGACACCTCCGTCTCGACGGTGTCGCTGTACTGGCACTTCGTCGACGCGGTGTGGCTCTTCCTGGTCGTCGTGCTGTATGTCGGCGCGACGGTGCGGCTGTGA
- a CDS encoding Nif3-like dinuclear metal center hexameric protein: MDLAELVSRYDEELRTSDFADVDASANGLQVGPDRREVEKVAFAVDAAEQTVEAAADRDADALVVHHGLSWGGIERVTGRQYGRIAPLIENDVALYVSHLPLDAHPELGNAAGIADLLGLESREPFGSVGPEHVGQRGRAPDPIPTDELRATLEAELDHFGQGVQVLDFGPEEVEDVAVLTGSGVDWLDEAVEAGADALITGEGKQKAYHEAREAGVSVFLAGHYATETFGVRSLQALADDWGLETTYVDAPTGL; encoded by the coding sequence ATGGACCTCGCCGAACTCGTCTCCCGATACGACGAAGAACTACGCACGAGCGACTTCGCCGACGTCGACGCCAGCGCCAACGGCCTCCAGGTCGGCCCCGACCGCCGCGAGGTGGAGAAGGTGGCGTTCGCCGTCGACGCGGCCGAGCAGACCGTCGAGGCCGCGGCCGACCGGGACGCAGACGCGCTGGTCGTCCACCACGGCCTCTCGTGGGGCGGCATCGAGCGCGTGACCGGTCGCCAGTACGGCCGCATCGCGCCGCTGATAGAGAACGACGTGGCGCTGTACGTCTCGCACCTCCCGCTGGACGCCCACCCCGAACTCGGTAACGCCGCCGGAATCGCCGACCTGCTCGGCCTCGAATCCCGCGAACCGTTCGGGTCGGTCGGCCCGGAACACGTCGGCCAGCGCGGGCGTGCACCCGACCCCATCCCGACCGACGAACTCCGCGCAACGCTCGAAGCCGAACTCGACCACTTCGGCCAGGGCGTCCAGGTGCTCGACTTCGGTCCCGAGGAAGTCGAGGACGTGGCGGTACTCACCGGCAGCGGCGTCGACTGGCTTGACGAGGCCGTCGAGGCGGGCGCCGACGCTCTCATCACCGGCGAAGGCAAGCAGAAGGCCTACCACGAGGCCCGGGAGGCCGGCGTCTCGGTGTTCCTCGCGGGCCACTACGCCACCGAGACGTTCGGCGTACGGTCGCTGCAGGCGCTCGCCGACGACTGGGGCCTGGAGACGACCTACGTCGACGCGCCGACCGGTCTGTAG